One Alkalicoccus halolimnae DNA segment encodes these proteins:
- a CDS encoding cryptochrome/photolyase family protein — protein MEFVWLRNDLRIHDHQPLVDALASGTPVMAGYVFDRKHDSVTENGFPRMDKKRRRFLIESLLDLHQQLGRLGVPLVTAHGDTAREIRNWFQQYPLSHVRAFSYPGVEEIEEAQAVEEAVRQFGSTLTLYEGETLFHETDLPFTQEEVPGSFSAYRKKIEKSRLLPRQEAGEPQEQTPLYLEDHAETGEELMKQFRTMNASTLVSGGEKEGLKRLNDYFFLTRHVLHYKERRNGLFEFDDSSKLSPWLANGSLSPRRVYWELKRFERVVEANKSTYWLFFELLWRDYFHMLLRKEKHAFFKKSGIQKLPVVWKQDAGLFEAWCTGKTGYPLVDASMRQLKATGYMSNRGRQNTAAFLTKNLGIDWRWGAAWFESQLIDYDAASNYGNWQYVAGVGTDATTFRIFDVVKQGRLFDPDGVFVRHWLPELQFVPNEYIYAPYEMEELALIEAALQLGSDYPYPLVPLEHSAEERRAEHEEARKIRDSSSN, from the coding sequence ATGGAATTTGTCTGGTTACGAAATGATCTGCGGATCCACGATCATCAGCCTCTTGTTGATGCTCTTGCATCGGGGACGCCGGTGATGGCAGGCTACGTTTTTGACCGGAAGCATGATAGTGTGACGGAAAACGGTTTTCCGCGCATGGATAAAAAACGCCGCCGCTTTTTAATTGAAAGTCTCCTTGATCTGCATCAGCAGCTCGGCCGTCTTGGAGTCCCGCTGGTGACTGCCCATGGAGATACTGCACGCGAAATCAGGAACTGGTTCCAGCAGTATCCCCTCTCCCACGTAAGGGCCTTCTCTTATCCTGGTGTAGAAGAAATAGAAGAAGCACAGGCGGTGGAAGAAGCGGTACGTCAATTTGGAAGTACGTTGACCCTTTACGAGGGAGAGACGTTGTTTCATGAAACGGATCTTCCATTTACACAGGAAGAAGTTCCGGGAAGCTTTTCTGCCTACCGTAAAAAAATAGAAAAAAGCAGGCTCCTGCCAAGACAGGAAGCCGGAGAGCCGCAGGAGCAGACCCCACTTTACTTAGAAGACCATGCTGAAACCGGAGAAGAGCTGATGAAGCAGTTCCGGACTATGAACGCCTCCACACTTGTCAGCGGAGGGGAAAAGGAAGGGCTTAAACGCTTAAACGATTACTTCTTCCTGACCCGGCACGTGCTTCATTATAAAGAAAGGAGAAACGGTCTTTTTGAATTTGATGACAGCTCGAAGCTTTCCCCCTGGCTTGCTAACGGATCGTTGTCTCCAAGAAGAGTCTACTGGGAGCTGAAGCGTTTTGAGCGGGTTGTGGAAGCGAATAAATCGACCTACTGGCTCTTTTTTGAACTTCTCTGGAGAGATTATTTTCATATGCTTTTACGAAAAGAAAAACACGCCTTTTTTAAGAAATCCGGTATTCAAAAGCTGCCGGTAGTATGGAAGCAGGATGCCGGGCTGTTCGAGGCGTGGTGCACCGGTAAGACGGGCTACCCATTGGTGGATGCTTCGATGCGGCAGTTGAAAGCGACCGGGTACATGTCCAATCGTGGAAGGCAGAACACGGCTGCCTTTTTAACCAAAAACCTGGGAATTGACTGGCGGTGGGGGGCGGCCTGGTTTGAGTCCCAATTAATTGATTACGATGCCGCCAGCAACTACGGAAACTGGCAGTACGTGGCAGGGGTTGGGACAGATGCCACAACGTTCCGTATTTTTGACGTCGTAAAACAGGGCAGGCTTTTTGATCCTGACGGCGTGTTTGTAAGACATTGGCTTCCTGAACTCCAGTTTGTTCCGAATGAATACATTTATGCGCCGTATGAAATGGAAGAACTAGCCCTCATCGAAGCGGCGCTGCAACTAGGAAGTGACTACCCTTATCCTCTCGTTCCGCTGGAACACTCTGCAGAGGAACGAAGGGCTGAACACGAAGAAGCACGAAAAATCAGGGATTCTTCTTCAAACTAG